One segment of Pseudodesulfovibrio sp. 5S69 DNA contains the following:
- a CDS encoding RrF2 family transcriptional regulator — translation MKLTTRSRYGTRLLLDIALHSKNGSPVPSKDTAEREKLSLKYLEKLIKMLKQAGYVKGKRGPNGGNILVREPEDISIGEVARILDGEEQVLGCEGDPSTCPRAAVCLKRSIWDDASLAMYKMLDSYSLADLMKDAYLCPENPPKSDG, via the coding sequence ATGAAACTGACCACACGCAGCCGATACGGCACCCGTTTGCTCCTGGACATCGCCCTGCACTCCAAGAACGGCAGCCCGGTCCCGAGCAAGGATACCGCCGAGCGCGAGAAGCTGTCCCTGAAGTACCTCGAAAAACTGATCAAGATGCTCAAGCAGGCGGGCTACGTGAAAGGCAAGCGCGGGCCCAACGGCGGCAACATCCTGGTCCGCGAGCCCGAAGACATCTCCATCGGCGAGGTGGCCCGCATCCTGGACGGCGAGGAGCAGGTCCTGGGCTGCGAGGGCGACCCGTCCACCTGCCCGCGCGCGGCCGTCTGCCTCAAGCGCTCCATCTGGGACGACGCCTCCCTGGCCATGTACAAGATGCTCGACTCCTATTCCCTGGCCGACCTGATGAAGGACGCCTACCTGTGTCCCGAGAATCCGCCCAAGAGCGACGGCTAG
- a CDS encoding PAS domain-containing protein, whose amino-acid sequence MLKRFRESLIAKMILSGGVTLILCIFLWTGFNVYYFKNNVVSNVMSDIEMVSDTIMLALHYAMMLDNEEDIKENINNIAKQEEIENIRVYNKEGRIVFSNIPGEIGTVIGQETPACRACHQYTPPPPALPLSKRTRMIESNGRQLMAIMTPIANSEGCSPGPCHVHSKDEQVLGLLDVTVNMDAKNAMIRMFERANMGISVVVFAATFLALFAFTYRFIFRPIKRLITATRGISGEADYTDIDIEQVDEIGTLGQAFNMMGRRVADKHRELLDQREEYRNLFDNVPCLVSVVDTDYRVIRHNSAYERHFGLPDGKRCWQVNKGRLEKCEVCPVDRTLRDGKSHMSEESGMSKDGHPIHWIVYTSPVRNEKGEVVAAMEMMVDITHRRELESKLAASEHRYHAIFDSIPNAVFVLDRNTLEILNCNESSQEMYGWGQLEMRGRSFMDFFREDEAGDWEEAVRCQSEIELCTHVDKSGRPFFVFLNISPARFEGRGTLIVTCTDVTRKIEVEQQLIQASKMTTLGEMSTGVAHELNQPLTILQAISNLLTHRAENGTEISPEIMREMAEGISTHVDRAAKIIEHMREFGRKSDLRTMPVQINEVLERGFEFFSQQLQVHNIRVVWELEESLPLIMADSNRLEQVVINLLLNARDAIEDRWKDDKAGADKRILLQSFSTPERIVFRICDTGAGIPPAIRERLFEPFFTTKIVGKGTGLGLSISYGIVTDYGGKIRATTWEEGGACFEISFPRAECEL is encoded by the coding sequence GTGCTGAAGCGCTTCCGCGAGAGCCTGATCGCGAAGATGATCCTGTCGGGCGGGGTGACGCTCATCCTGTGCATCTTCCTGTGGACCGGGTTCAACGTCTATTACTTCAAGAACAATGTGGTCTCCAACGTCATGTCCGACATCGAGATGGTCTCGGACACGATCATGCTCGCCCTGCACTACGCCATGATGCTCGACAATGAAGAGGACATCAAAGAGAACATCAACAACATCGCCAAGCAGGAAGAGATCGAGAACATCCGGGTCTACAACAAGGAGGGGCGCATCGTCTTCTCCAACATCCCGGGCGAGATCGGCACGGTCATCGGCCAGGAGACCCCGGCCTGCCGGGCCTGCCACCAATACACGCCGCCGCCCCCGGCCCTGCCCCTGTCCAAGCGCACCCGGATGATCGAATCGAACGGCCGCCAGCTCATGGCCATCATGACCCCCATCGCCAACTCCGAGGGGTGCTCGCCCGGCCCCTGCCACGTCCACTCCAAGGACGAACAGGTCCTCGGCCTGCTGGACGTGACCGTGAACATGGACGCCAAGAACGCCATGATCCGGATGTTCGAGCGGGCCAACATGGGCATCTCCGTGGTCGTGTTCGCGGCCACCTTCCTGGCCCTGTTCGCCTTCACCTACCGGTTCATCTTCCGGCCCATAAAGCGGCTGATCACCGCCACGCGCGGCATCAGCGGCGAGGCCGACTACACGGACATCGACATCGAGCAGGTGGATGAGATCGGCACCCTGGGCCAGGCCTTCAACATGATGGGCCGCCGTGTGGCCGACAAGCACCGCGAACTGCTCGACCAGCGCGAGGAATACCGCAACCTGTTCGACAACGTGCCCTGCCTGGTCTCGGTGGTCGACACCGACTACCGGGTCATCCGCCACAACTCGGCCTACGAGCGGCACTTCGGCCTGCCCGACGGCAAGCGGTGCTGGCAGGTGAACAAGGGGCGCCTGGAAAAATGCGAGGTCTGCCCCGTGGACCGGACCCTGCGCGACGGCAAGTCGCATATGTCCGAGGAGTCGGGCATGTCCAAGGACGGCCACCCGATCCACTGGATCGTGTACACCTCCCCGGTGCGCAACGAGAAGGGCGAAGTGGTGGCCGCCATGGAGATGATGGTCGACATCACCCACCGCCGGGAGTTGGAATCCAAGCTGGCCGCGTCCGAGCACCGCTACCACGCCATCTTCGACTCCATCCCCAACGCGGTCTTCGTCCTGGACCGCAACACGCTGGAGATCCTGAACTGCAACGAGTCCTCCCAGGAAATGTACGGCTGGGGCCAGCTCGAAATGCGCGGCCGCTCCTTCATGGACTTCTTCCGCGAAGACGAAGCCGGGGACTGGGAAGAGGCCGTGCGCTGCCAGTCCGAGATCGAACTGTGCACCCACGTGGACAAGTCCGGCAGGCCGTTCTTCGTATTCCTGAACATCTCGCCCGCCCGGTTCGAGGGGCGCGGCACGCTCATCGTCACCTGCACGGATGTAACCCGCAAGATCGAGGTCGAGCAGCAGCTCATCCAGGCCAGCAAGATGACCACGCTGGGCGAGATGAGCACGGGCGTGGCCCACGAGTTGAACCAGCCCCTGACCATCCTCCAGGCCATCTCCAACCTGCTCACGCACCGGGCCGAAAACGGCACCGAGATATCGCCGGAGATCATGCGCGAGATGGCCGAGGGCATCTCCACCCACGTGGACCGGGCGGCCAAGATCATCGAGCACATGCGCGAGTTCGGGCGCAAGTCCGACCTGCGGACCATGCCGGTGCAGATCAACGAGGTCCTGGAGCGCGGCTTCGAATTCTTCAGCCAGCAGTTGCAGGTGCACAACATCCGGGTGGTCTGGGAACTGGAGGAGAGCCTGCCCCTGATCATGGCCGACTCCAACCGGCTGGAGCAGGTGGTCATCAACCTCCTGCTCAACGCCCGGGACGCCATCGAGGACCGCTGGAAGGACGACAAGGCGGGCGCGGACAAGCGCATCCTGCTCCAGTCCTTCAGCACGCCCGAGCGCATCGTCTTCCGCATCTGCGACACGGGCGCGGGCATCCCCCCGGCCATCCGCGAACGGCTGTTCGAGCCCTTCTTCACCACCAAGATCGTGGGCAAGGGCACCGGGCTCGGCCTGTCCATCTCCTACGGCATCGTCACCGACTACGGCGGGAAGATCCGGGCCACCACCTGGGAGGAGGGCGGCGCCTGCTTCGAGATATCCTTCCCCAGGGCGGAGTGCGAACTGTAG
- a CDS encoding NapC/NirT family cytochrome c, with protein MQRTTKSVLLVLLGILIAFPIFSMTYYTMVRTSTPEFCGSCHEIRPAVLAWESSTHHNNAQGFVADCMDCHLPAPQDTVDFFFTKTMHGAKDVFSHFTGGDERYDRAVMREHVWATMKNDQCMKCHRNILHMPGKSGAMLAHRRVLYAGGGSEYRCTDCHRHLVHNDRQFYEYKQFDAPYRASGLPNLGI; from the coding sequence ATGCAGCGAACAACCAAGTCGGTTCTGTTGGTCCTGCTCGGCATTCTGATCGCCTTTCCGATCTTCAGCATGACCTATTACACCATGGTCAGGACTTCGACCCCGGAGTTCTGCGGGTCGTGCCATGAAATCCGCCCGGCCGTCCTGGCCTGGGAGAGTTCGACGCACCACAACAACGCCCAGGGATTCGTGGCCGACTGCATGGACTGCCATCTGCCCGCGCCCCAGGACACCGTCGACTTCTTCTTCACCAAGACCATGCACGGGGCCAAGGACGTCTTCTCCCACTTCACGGGCGGGGACGAGAGGTACGACAGGGCGGTCATGCGCGAGCATGTCTGGGCCACCATGAAGAACGACCAGTGCATGAAGTGCCACCGGAACATCCTGCACATGCCGGGCAAGAGCGGGGCCATGCTGGCCCACCGCCGGGTGCTCTATGCGGGAGGCGGCAGCGAGTACCGCTGCACCGACTGCCACCGGCATCTGGTCCACAACGACAGGCAATTCTACGAGTACAAGCAGTTCGACGCCCCCTACCGGGCCAGCGGGCTGCCCAATCTGGGTATCTAG
- a CDS encoding multiheme c-type cytochrome — MYRKVTFTLAAAFAVIALTAIAAGAQNFPKVRELRMDRATPPQGTACIECHKQETPGIFADWAMSRHASAGITCLDCHQAQPGEGDITTSHEKYYSMGNLPMGEKQYYVPVASAVTPKDCSRCHPDEAKQYSKSKHANTLEIIWKIDPWLNGGMNSENERKTGCFYCHGTVLKMKDGSLDKDTWPNVGVGRLNMDGSLGSCTSCHTRHRFAVMEARKPETCGQCHLGPDHPQIEIYNESKHGDIYQAFKQEYNFNSAPGAWTPGVDYRAPTCASCHMSGSGNVATTHDVTERISWETQAPLTIRPSEFKPLPAATDWKVERDKMKNICSQCHGQAWIDDFYNQLDTSVKEYNEVYFKPAKKVLDELYAKGLLDKTKYFDEHLEVTFYELWHHEGRRARMGTAMMAPDYAWWHGFYECKHHYNQFMEEARHLIDTNTKAYRYPDFPNATGSTTRPEQIFGKK; from the coding sequence ATGTATCGCAAAGTGACGTTCACCCTTGCCGCCGCGTTTGCCGTCATCGCCCTGACCGCGATTGCCGCGGGCGCGCAGAATTTCCCCAAGGTCCGCGAACTGCGCATGGACCGCGCCACGCCGCCCCAGGGCACGGCCTGCATCGAGTGCCACAAGCAGGAGACCCCCGGCATCTTCGCCGACTGGGCCATGAGCCGCCACGCCTCGGCGGGCATCACCTGCCTGGACTGCCACCAGGCCCAGCCCGGCGAAGGGGACATCACCACAAGCCATGAGAAGTACTATTCCATGGGCAACCTGCCCATGGGCGAGAAGCAGTACTACGTGCCCGTGGCCTCGGCGGTCACGCCCAAGGACTGTTCCCGCTGCCACCCGGACGAGGCCAAGCAGTATTCCAAGAGCAAGCACGCCAACACGCTGGAGATCATCTGGAAGATCGACCCCTGGCTCAACGGCGGCATGAACTCCGAAAACGAACGCAAGACCGGCTGCTTCTACTGCCACGGCACCGTGCTCAAGATGAAGGACGGTTCGCTCGACAAGGACACCTGGCCCAACGTGGGAGTCGGCCGCCTGAACATGGACGGCTCGCTCGGCTCCTGCACCAGTTGCCACACCCGGCACCGCTTCGCGGTCATGGAAGCGCGCAAGCCCGAAACCTGCGGCCAGTGCCACCTGGGACCGGACCATCCACAGATCGAAATCTACAATGAATCCAAGCACGGCGACATCTACCAGGCCTTCAAGCAGGAGTACAACTTCAACTCCGCACCCGGCGCCTGGACCCCCGGCGTGGACTACCGCGCCCCGACCTGCGCCTCCTGCCACATGTCTGGCTCGGGCAACGTGGCCACCACCCACGACGTGACCGAGCGGATTTCCTGGGAGACCCAGGCCCCGCTGACCATCCGTCCGTCCGAGTTCAAGCCGCTGCCCGCGGCCACGGACTGGAAGGTGGAGCGCGACAAGATGAAGAACATCTGCAGCCAGTGCCACGGCCAGGCCTGGATCGACGATTTCTACAACCAGCTCGACACCTCGGTGAAGGAGTACAACGAGGTCTACTTCAAGCCCGCCAAGAAGGTCCTGGACGAACTCTATGCAAAGGGACTGCTCGACAAGACCAAGTACTTCGACGAGCACCTTGAGGTGACGTTCTACGAACTCTGGCACCACGAAGGCCGCCGGGCCCGCATGGGCACGGCCATGATGGCCCCGGACTACGCCTGGTGGCACGGCTTCTACGAGTGCAAGCACCACTACAACCAGTTCATGGAGGAGGCCCGCCACCTCATCGACACCAACACCAAGGCCTACCGCTATCCCGACTTCCCCAACGCCACGGGCAGCACCACCCGCCCGGAGCAGATCTTCGGCAAGAAGTAG
- a CDS encoding diguanylate cyclase — protein MSEASQRKRLEEARQRIEELEEALDQAARATCEDRYHMVFENAPGGMAIITEGGRILLSNAEAKRFLGLSGEGDEHNAEDFYVDVEDRNRLLAMIRENRHIRNFPVLMHRADGTSMWASLSARSIDYGGEPANLISFTDITEHRRALRRLELDEIRFERLYALSEMTQHSEKEILDFALEAITEVTGSEIGYIYRISDDQTELILHAWSESVMTQCDIENVPNVYQVCETGLWGEPIRKGKPVITNDYANLDGKKGCPEGHIPVRNHLGVPVFDESRVVFLAGVGNKPEDYTEDDVRHMELIMNGTWRIIQRRRSREELAAAHAELEEKVRRRTNRLQQVNRELAGLNLKLMTKDQEREQARMELLRYQRIIETNPDLISLIDSEYRYVIVNESYTHIFGLKREAIVGQPVGILFGSEAFEEQFRPAIDRALGGETLTEATWLPLPDAGKRYMSITYQPVRVQGDGHDYVSFEARDMTDLKRSEEDLKAIAERLDLATDAAHLGIWEWDLRTDDLLWDHKMFDLYKAEPRPSKELFDFWRSCVHPDDLAATEQKLARSIETKEPLYLEFRIVRSDGATRHIRLEGLVQVDDKGMPTRLIGISMDVTEQRKMEDELRTLASTDPLTGASNRRQFMSRLSEEFERCKRYNTSLVLLSLDIDHFKRINDTFGHPAGDDVLKELVALCKSTLRTTDLFGRVGGEEFQAALTQTRIGAGENTAERLRRRVARCEVKTHGQVITFTISIGVTALAPDDKSIEGLLKRADDALYQAKRNGRNRVMVL, from the coding sequence ATGAGCGAAGCATCCCAGCGCAAACGGCTTGAAGAAGCGCGGCAGCGCATCGAGGAACTCGAAGAGGCCCTTGATCAGGCCGCCAGGGCGACCTGCGAGGACCGTTACCACATGGTCTTCGAGAACGCTCCAGGCGGCATGGCCATCATCACGGAGGGTGGCCGCATCCTCCTGTCCAACGCCGAGGCCAAGCGGTTCCTCGGCCTGTCCGGCGAAGGCGACGAGCACAACGCCGAGGATTTCTACGTCGACGTAGAGGATCGCAACCGGCTCCTGGCCATGATCCGGGAGAATCGGCACATCCGAAACTTTCCCGTGCTCATGCACCGCGCCGACGGCACCTCCATGTGGGCCAGTCTGAGCGCCCGATCCATCGACTACGGCGGAGAGCCGGCCAACCTTATCTCCTTCACGGACATCACCGAGCACCGCCGTGCCCTGCGGCGGCTGGAGCTCGACGAGATCCGCTTCGAGCGTCTCTACGCCCTGTCCGAGATGACCCAGCATTCCGAGAAGGAGATCCTCGACTTCGCCCTGGAGGCCATCACCGAGGTGACCGGCAGCGAAATCGGCTACATCTACCGGATCAGCGACGACCAGACCGAGTTGATCCTGCACGCCTGGTCCGAGAGCGTCATGACGCAGTGCGACATCGAGAACGTCCCGAACGTCTACCAAGTCTGCGAGACCGGACTCTGGGGCGAACCCATCCGCAAGGGCAAGCCGGTCATCACCAACGACTACGCGAACCTGGACGGCAAGAAGGGCTGCCCCGAGGGACACATCCCGGTGCGCAACCACCTGGGGGTGCCGGTCTTCGACGAGAGCCGCGTGGTCTTCCTGGCCGGGGTGGGCAACAAGCCCGAGGACTACACCGAGGACGACGTCCGCCACATGGAGCTGATCATGAACGGCACCTGGCGCATCATCCAGCGGCGCCGGTCCAGGGAGGAGCTCGCCGCGGCCCATGCCGAGCTCGAGGAAAAGGTCCGGCGGCGCACGAACCGGCTCCAGCAGGTCAACCGCGAACTGGCCGGGCTCAATCTCAAACTGATGACCAAGGACCAGGAGCGAGAACAGGCCCGCATGGAACTGTTGCGCTACCAGCGGATCATCGAGACCAATCCGGACCTCATCTCCCTGATCGACAGCGAGTACCGCTACGTCATCGTCAATGAGTCCTACACCCACATTTTCGGCCTCAAGCGGGAGGCCATCGTGGGCCAGCCCGTGGGCATCCTCTTCGGCTCCGAGGCCTTCGAGGAACAGTTCCGGCCCGCCATCGACCGCGCCCTGGGCGGCGAAACCCTGACCGAAGCCACCTGGCTGCCCCTGCCCGACGCGGGCAAGCGGTACATGTCCATCACCTACCAGCCGGTCCGGGTCCAGGGCGACGGACACGACTACGTATCCTTCGAGGCCCGGGACATGACCGACCTCAAGCGCAGCGAGGAGGACCTCAAGGCCATCGCCGAGCGGCTGGACCTGGCCACGGATGCCGCGCACCTCGGCATATGGGAATGGGACCTGCGCACCGACGACCTGCTCTGGGACCACAAGATGTTCGACCTCTACAAGGCCGAGCCCCGGCCCTCCAAGGAGCTGTTCGACTTCTGGCGCAGTTGCGTCCATCCGGACGACCTGGCCGCCACCGAACAGAAGCTGGCCCGGTCCATCGAGACCAAGGAACCGCTCTACCTGGAGTTCCGCATCGTCCGCTCCGACGGGGCCACCCGGCACATCCGCCTCGAAGGGCTGGTCCAGGTGGACGACAAGGGCATGCCCACACGCCTCATCGGCATCAGCATGGACGTCACCGAGCAGCGCAAGATGGAGGACGAACTGCGCACCCTGGCCTCCACCGACCCCCTGACCGGGGCGAGCAACCGCCGCCAGTTCATGTCGCGCCTGAGCGAAGAGTTCGAACGCTGCAAGCGGTACAACACCTCCCTGGTCCTGCTCTCCCTGGACATCGACCACTTCAAGCGCATCAACGACACCTTCGGCCACCCGGCCGGGGACGACGTGCTCAAGGAGCTGGTCGCCCTGTGCAAGTCCACCCTGCGCACCACCGACCTCTTCGGCCGCGTGGGCGGCGAGGAGTTCCAGGCAGCCCTGACCCAGACCCGCATCGGCGCGGGCGAGAACACCGCCGAGAGGCTGCGCCGCCGCGTGGCGCGGTGCGAGGTCAAGACCCACGGACAGGTCATCACCTTCACCATCAGCATCGGCGTGACCGCCCTGGCCCCGGACGACAAATCCATCGAAGGGCTGCTCAAGCGGGCCGACGACGCCCTGTACCAGGCCAAGCGCAACGGCCGAAACCGGGTCATGGTCCTCTGA
- a CDS encoding FAD-dependent oxidoreductase → MSLFKKDKKEEDWFLPEDVRKQLTETFRALKEPVHLELFAQSGVNDEFADYTATFCADLARLDDKITFKRFDIASDRAKALGVTASPTLCINPDDYHIRFLGAPLGEEGKSFITSIVLVSLRMNGLSEASLSLLDPLDEERLVQVFVSPSCPYCPGQVMHAVKSAIARPGLVKAECVEMNENRELTEKHDVGSVPHTIFNGGTHDALGLMPEERFVVEMVYLKSAEELLEEGKLPGVEGLQTATGYGTIEPGAVDLVIIGAGPAGLTAGIYAVRAGLKTVVLEKSIVGGQVSLTPVVENYPGFTAVPGKQLMDIMSEHARQYVPVHEGEGVESIQVGDAAKDEPIVVTTARGEYPAKAVILATGASYRKLGIPGEETYFGRGVNYCASCDGYLYKGKSVAIVGGGNTALTDALHLKNLGVNVTIIHRRDEFRAQKSLADSVEREGIPVLWNTVVESIEGDGKKATSLKLRNVKDDAQTELPLDGVFMAIGQKAATELAKAMGVKLNGDGYVEAGPDKRTNVPRVYACGDLTGGLQQIVTAIGEGSVAAMSAFEDISHPYWKE, encoded by the coding sequence ATGTCCCTATTCAAGAAAGACAAGAAAGAAGAAGACTGGTTTCTGCCCGAAGACGTCCGCAAACAACTGACCGAGACCTTTCGGGCCCTCAAGGAGCCCGTGCACCTCGAGCTCTTCGCCCAGTCCGGCGTCAACGACGAATTCGCCGACTACACCGCCACGTTCTGCGCCGACCTGGCCCGGCTCGACGACAAGATCACCTTCAAACGATTCGACATCGCGTCCGACCGGGCCAAGGCACTTGGCGTGACCGCCTCGCCCACCCTGTGCATCAACCCCGACGACTACCACATCCGGTTCCTGGGCGCGCCGCTGGGCGAGGAAGGCAAGTCCTTCATCACCTCCATCGTGCTCGTCTCCCTGCGCATGAACGGGCTGTCCGAGGCCTCCCTCTCTCTGCTCGACCCTCTGGACGAGGAACGGCTGGTCCAGGTCTTCGTCTCCCCCTCCTGCCCCTACTGCCCCGGCCAGGTCATGCACGCCGTGAAGTCCGCCATCGCCCGGCCCGGACTGGTCAAGGCCGAGTGCGTGGAGATGAACGAGAACCGGGAACTGACCGAAAAACACGACGTCGGCTCCGTGCCGCACACCATCTTCAACGGGGGCACGCACGACGCCCTGGGCCTCATGCCCGAGGAACGCTTCGTGGTCGAGATGGTCTATCTCAAGTCCGCCGAGGAGCTCCTCGAAGAGGGCAAGCTGCCCGGCGTGGAGGGATTGCAGACCGCCACCGGCTACGGGACCATCGAGCCCGGCGCGGTGGATCTGGTCATCATCGGCGCGGGCCCGGCCGGGCTGACCGCGGGCATCTATGCCGTGCGCGCCGGACTCAAGACCGTGGTCCTGGAGAAGTCCATCGTCGGCGGCCAGGTGTCCCTGACCCCGGTGGTCGAGAACTACCCCGGCTTCACCGCCGTGCCCGGCAAGCAGCTCATGGACATCATGAGCGAACACGCCCGCCAGTACGTGCCCGTGCACGAGGGCGAGGGCGTGGAATCCATCCAGGTGGGCGACGCTGCCAAGGACGAGCCCATCGTGGTGACCACGGCCAGGGGCGAGTACCCGGCCAAGGCGGTCATCCTGGCCACCGGCGCGAGCTACCGCAAGCTCGGCATCCCCGGCGAGGAGACCTATTTCGGGCGCGGGGTCAACTACTGCGCCTCCTGCGACGGCTACCTCTACAAAGGCAAGTCCGTGGCCATCGTCGGCGGCGGCAACACCGCCCTGACCGACGCCCTGCACCTCAAGAACCTCGGCGTGAACGTGACCATCATCCACCGCCGCGATGAGTTCCGCGCCCAAAAGTCGTTGGCCGACTCGGTGGAGCGCGAAGGCATCCCGGTGCTCTGGAACACCGTGGTCGAGTCCATCGAGGGCGACGGCAAGAAGGCCACCTCGCTCAAGCTGCGCAACGTCAAGGACGACGCGCAGACCGAACTGCCCCTGGACGGCGTGTTCATGGCCATCGGCCAGAAGGCCGCCACCGAACTGGCCAAGGCCATGGGCGTGAAGCTGAACGGGGACGGCTACGTCGAGGCGGGCCCGGACAAGCGCACCAACGTGCCGCGCGTCTACGCCTGCGGCGACCTGACCGGCGGCCTGCAACAAATCGTCACCGCCATCGGCGAAGGCTCGGTGGCCGCCATGTCCGCGTTTGAAGACATCTCCCACCCCTACTGGAAAGAATAG
- a CDS encoding TetR/AcrR family transcriptional regulator, translating into MATKQQEKSQQTMRELMGSAIELFGTKGFSSTSVAEITEHAGYAKGSFYRHWNSKDELFLQIVEQKFKEYRATRHDRVQRAADLREAMDIIWDFLETIVADRNWSAIFLEFTIHAATNESLRRLLNQSDYRLSDRVFADLVRDHVTSDFPPEKIGALNTALFEGFLIHRALGTETLSLAEVREAAIDLAVKNGTKRD; encoded by the coding sequence ATGGCGACCAAACAGCAGGAGAAATCCCAACAGACCATGCGGGAGCTCATGGGTTCGGCCATCGAGCTGTTCGGCACCAAGGGATTTTCCTCCACCTCGGTGGCCGAGATCACCGAGCACGCGGGCTACGCCAAGGGGAGCTTCTACCGCCACTGGAACTCCAAGGACGAGCTGTTCCTCCAGATCGTGGAGCAGAAATTCAAGGAGTACCGGGCCACCCGGCACGACCGCGTGCAGCGGGCCGCCGACCTGCGCGAGGCCATGGACATCATCTGGGATTTCCTGGAAACCATCGTGGCGGACCGCAACTGGTCGGCCATCTTCCTGGAGTTTACCATCCACGCGGCCACCAACGAGTCCCTGCGCCGCCTCCTGAACCAGTCCGACTACCGCCTCTCCGACCGGGTCTTCGCCGACCTGGTCCGCGACCACGTGACCAGCGACTTCCCCCCCGAGAAGATCGGGGCCCTGAACACCGCCCTGTTCGAGGGCTTTCTCATCCACCGCGCGCTCGGCACCGAGACCCTCTCCCTTGCGGAGGTGCGCGAGGCGGCCATCGACCTGGCCGTGAAGAACGGAACCAAGCGGGACTGA
- a CDS encoding TRAP transporter substrate-binding protein, translating to MRKILLTLTALALIAAGLASPACAESVRLTYSSFFPPTHIQSKLAQQWCNEVEKRTGKAVIIDFYPGGTLSPAKQCYDGVVEGISDIGQSALAYSRGRFPVMAAVDLPMGYQSGVQATAVANAVYGKFKPAEFDDVEPMYFHAHGPGLLFTVEKPVHTLADLKGLKIRSTGNSAKLIEALGGTPVAQPMPAAYQSLQKGVVDGSVHPMESNKGWKLGEVVKHCTQSQCVGYTTTFFIVMNKDKWNEISPENQKIIEQINREWSVKHGQAWDASDAEGRKFLASKGGDFIDLEPAEAERWVQAAQPVLNGYAEGEGKAVDGQAVVEFIKAEMTKTP from the coding sequence ATGCGTAAGATCCTGCTGACCCTGACCGCCCTGGCCCTGATCGCCGCCGGACTGGCCTCCCCGGCCTGCGCCGAGTCCGTGCGCCTGACCTATTCCAGCTTCTTCCCCCCCACGCACATCCAGTCCAAGCTGGCCCAGCAGTGGTGCAACGAGGTGGAGAAACGCACGGGCAAGGCGGTCATCATCGACTTCTACCCCGGCGGGACCCTGAGCCCGGCCAAGCAGTGCTACGACGGCGTGGTCGAGGGCATCTCCGACATCGGACAAAGCGCCCTGGCCTACTCGCGCGGCCGCTTCCCGGTCATGGCCGCCGTGGACCTGCCCATGGGCTACCAGAGCGGCGTCCAGGCCACGGCCGTGGCCAACGCGGTCTACGGCAAGTTCAAGCCCGCCGAATTCGACGACGTGGAGCCCATGTACTTCCACGCCCACGGCCCCGGCCTGCTCTTCACCGTGGAGAAGCCGGTCCACACCCTGGCCGACCTCAAGGGCCTCAAGATCCGCTCCACCGGCAACTCCGCCAAGCTCATCGAGGCCCTGGGCGGCACCCCGGTGGCCCAGCCCATGCCTGCCGCCTACCAGTCCCTGCAAAAGGGCGTGGTGGACGGTTCGGTCCACCCCATGGAGTCCAACAAGGGCTGGAAGCTCGGTGAAGTGGTCAAACACTGCACCCAGTCCCAGTGCGTGGGCTACACCACCACCTTCTTCATCGTCATGAACAAGGACAAGTGGAACGAGATCTCGCCCGAAAACCAAAAGATCATCGAGCAGATCAACCGGGAATGGTCGGTCAAGCACGGCCAGGCCTGGGACGCCTCGGACGCCGAGGGCAGGAAGTTCCTGGCCTCCAAGGGCGGCGACTTCATCGATCTCGAACCCGCCGAGGCCGAGCGCTGGGTGCAGGCCGCCCAGCCCGTGCTGAATGGTTACGCCGAGGGCGAGGGCAAGGCCGTGGACGGACAGGCCGTGGTCGAATTCATCAAGGCCGAAATGACCAAGACCCCGTAG